The nucleotide window TTAATTTTTTTGGAATCTAGACATTTTTCATGATAAATTGATATAGGCTAATTCGATTTATGTGAATAGAAAATACAGCATATTTTATATCCTATTAACGAGGAACAAAGagcatattaaattattaatacatACTTTAGTACAATTtagatataataatttttatatattaatatgcTTTTAGTTGCTcgttaaaatgatataaaataaagagaaaataataaataagtttctgattttttttcgaATATTTTCGTTCCTGaccattaaaaaatacttttaaattccTGACGTCTTTAAAAGTTGGACGGATCAGTCCCTCCGTCCAAATGCCTCCTTAGACCCAACGGAAAAATCTGACATGGCTCCCGTAAtacttgtcacgcgtacgcgtcgcctaaCAGACTTCCCtttcacgtgtacgcgtgacacacgcgtacgcgtcgctatGAATTCTCCACTTCATCATGAATTTTCTACTTtgcatactttttttttcatttctttcaagCAATTCTTGCCTTCAAAACTTTAAATCACTGAAACAAATATAttaaggcatcgaatgggagtaaaataaattaaatttagcaatttaGGGTGTGTTTGATGCTTCAAACGCTAAGCCAAACACACCCtaaattgctaaatttaatttacttttctcccattcgatgccttaatatatttgtttgagtgatttaaagTTTTGAAGGCAAGAATCACttgaaaaaattggaaaaaaagtATGCAAATCACttgaaaaaattggaaaaaaagtatgcaaagtggagaattcatggtgaAGTAGAAAATTCATGACGAGTCTGTCaggcgacacgtacgcgtgacaagcatTACGGGAGTCATGTCAGATTTTTTCGTTGGGTCTAACGGAGGCATTTGAACAGAGGGACTGATCCGTCCAACTTTTAAAGACGTCAGggacttaaaagtatttttcaatggTTAGGGACGAAAATGTCCGCAAAAAAAATgtcagggacctatttgtctttttctctAAAATAGATTATGTGAAAAAAAGTCAACACCCTAAATAGATAATACAAGACTAAATCGAATTAATCTGCTTTGATTTATGATGTGTATACAcgtaaattaaattaacttgTATCGAGTAGGGCTGGCAATATATACCTTACTCGCGGGTACGCAACTCGGACCAACCCGTTCGGATAGCGTTGTCTACCCTACTCACTGCGGATAGGGTAGGGTAAGGTGCAAATCCGTCTGCGGGTGGGGTAGGATACGGCCATACAGGTTTAGGGTATACCTTACCCTATCCTACCCGCAttcttaatatattatataatatatatgtaaaagttaTGTATGTATTGAAAAAAGTGAGTCTTGTACTCACAATCTTCTTCTTATAAAAACTTGAAATAATCACTAAGTTAGTTGATGAtcatattatttgtaattttatattggatttctttaagattttatattttttaattttaatttaaacttagctttttattttctattttattaatatgtatgaaaATTGGAATggttgaatattatattaatttaaaaaaaattgtctctGCGAGTAGGATCGAGTAGGatagggtttagaattttagggtGCAGATAAGGTTAgagttgagagattctcaacctGCAGATAGGGTAGGatagagttttaaaaaaattttcaactcgCGAGTAGAGTTGGGGTAGAGTCTACCCTACCCATTGTCAACCCTAATATCGAGttagcataaaaaatataaattttcaaaaattaaacaatatttttctatttatgtgTATATACTTAAATTGAGtttgtctaattttatttatataaatttatttaggaCAAAGGTATTTGTGGCctcaattaatttattaatgtaaATGACCCATAAAACTAATTTAGAATTGGTATTTTTAAGAACTAATTTTAATCGCAAATTAATTTATAGAAATTAGTTTAAAATGTTTGAGTAGTTGCCATATAATGTTCAAGAACTTGTAGTTAGTTCATTTTTACATTTTTGTTAGTTAACTGAAAATCTCCTAGTTATATAAGAGATAGGAGTGGACATGACCGGGTTATATTGGGTTTgacttaatttaaatatagcTTAAAATATAGATTGTGTCTAATTTTTAGACACTAATCCGATTCTAGATCCGATAAAATCTACGCATCTTTGGGTTTGGtgaaaatcaagtaaaaatCGAATTTTTAACAtgtaaaaattacctaatctccaactattattttacaatttacatagtaaaattcacttaaaaaaatataacaaaaaccaaccattctctaaaattaaagcataaccataattaatactaatattgtctaataacaccaaatatttaaatcactACAAATAACATAAtgttatgcattagtctaaagtcttatgcattttaaacataaaacattaacttataatcttataatgactaataatacaaaatattaaggtttacaatatttaaattccacataagaatagccatcggccatcactaataacacaaaatattaattgtgtatgatgactgGACCACCGGGTCGAATTTGGGCGATCGAAGTTATGGCCCGGtcccgacccgaaataatgacaaggtctatttttgagacccttacccgATTCTAAACTCGATAAAATCACACTAAATTAGCCTCTAAAATATTTGGGGTTGGACCGAATCTTCGGACCGGGTCAGGCTATGTACATTCCTAAtaagagataaaaaattatataatatgttattttatagaGGATAAAATATGAAGAAGTTTTGTTAGTAACTTTTATGTATTATATTCTAGTgtaaaattatcaattttatattaaattaaaattttctaatttgaAGTCAGCATATAAAGGAACAAGTAATAAAAAAGTTCACTaccctaaaaaaaattgatcatcAACCATCccaaaaaacaaagagaaacaTTATTCTTTGTATATCTCTTTTTAAGAAGAAATATTTAATGTTTTGACAGAAAATTTAAGCAgcagttttatttatttatttattttaagctTATTATCCCAGTTTGGAAAGTaagatataaatttattatttgaattaaaaaatatcaaaattgtaggttccctaaaccctaaacaatataACAGAACAAATCAGAAGGCAAAGGGACTTAGGGTTTATTTGCAGCTTAACACTCCCTCTTCTGATTCCGACCTTCCAAATACTCATCTCTCGATTGGAGTTTCAAGCTGCAATGGCTGCAAACAACGCCCCTTCTGGCTTCGAAAAAGAACAGGCAggtattctcttctctttctctgaTTTTGGACCCTTCGCGAACGAATTTCATTTTCCTCCTCGTTTTCTTTTTGGCGGGGTTGATTTCATTGTTGATCTTTGTTTTTGGGTTGCAATTTGAGTCATTGGTGCGTTAATTGAGCAGATATTTGGAATGGCTGAAAAGGAATTGGAGTACAGGGTCGACTTATTCAACAAGTAGGGATTTCgatttcaatttaaattcctctaatccttttatttttcgaTTATCTTTTAACGCTTCCAttcgaaaagaaaagaaatttggTAATCTGTTTTGGTGGTTTTGTGATTCAGGATGACCCAAACTTGTTTCAACAAGTGTGTTGATAATAGGTATGGAAATTCTCTTTTCCCTTTATTCTAGTTTTGCATAGATTTTAGtgtcatttttgttttcttgggTGCTGATTTTCATGGTTGAGATAATGGTGGAATTCAGGTACAAGGAATCTGAGCTGAACATGGGCGAAAATAGTTGCATTGATCGATGTGTTTCAAAATACTGGCATGTAAGAAGATCTTGCCTAGTTTTCATACTCATCCAGTATTTATTTCTTATATCACATTGCATGGTTTGGTACATGTTTGATTATGTGCTGCTTTATATTTCTGATAATTTGATGCAATGCAAAAGCATGTTCTACAATCTACACTGATCATGGATCATGGAAGTTCTTGTCTTTGATATCATGGAAACTGTTAATGTTGATTATAGTAATTTTGCCTTGCTGTCTAAAAGTGTCTTTGTTGTTTCTTCTTGTGTTCCATGGCAGGTGACTAATCTAATTGGTCAGCTACTTGGCACTGGGAAGCCTCCTATGTAATTCAATTTGGAACCCTTGTGTTTTCTTTTTGAGGGTAGTTCTGCATTGGTTATGTGAGGAAGTGCCAATTTAATACTTTGCAATTTGGGAGGTCTTTTATTCTTCTCCATGTCTGTTTtaggtcaaaaattttttctttgaacaGGGATTGATTTTTGTTATGAACTTGAGTTAGCCCATGATAAGCTCCAAAAATAATTCAGCAGTTAATCAAACTCGTTCTTTAGTTTAATTCTGAGCTTTataccttattattattatgaatttaattttgatgcattgtTAAtgtaaactaatttaatttatatccaATTACGTAAGTAtaaatataactattttttacaTTAACCGTATGAATAGTTATCTAAAAGAATAGATGTGAAAATATGATACGAATAACGAATGTAATGTTCTagtaaaaatttcaaattctcAGAATTCTCGACACTACTTAAACCGAAAAACTGAGTCTTACTAGAAGCGAGTGATTCTTTGAATATCCCTAAATATGATCAGAATTGTAATAACTTTACAGGCACTTGATCAAATTTGATGTTCACagctttaattatatatttgaaagaaaagagaaataaaattgcAAGGCATAGATAGTCAATAATCTGAATCCAGAAGCTGCAGAACAAACTGGAAAGAAAAGATACATACAGCTAATGCTTCTAACAACGAGAaccaaaagaaaggaaaaaagagtatatacacttcaattcaatttctctgGTTTCTGGATTCTAACATTGTGCCGTCTTTAAGACTTTCCTGCGCATCATTGTCCATGCCAAGGCTGAAGAGTGCCACTGCTTGAAGATAGAACGCAGTTGGCCAGGTCGGCGATATTGATTGAGCTTGCATGGCGTCTCCAAGAGCTTCTTGTGGCATGTTGTTCATCAAGTAACACAAGCAGCGCCTTGCATAAGCAGTCGGCGATACCATGGTCCCACCATCAATGAACTACACAGAAAACAAGCATGGTGCAATTCTCAGACAAAATATTCCATAATAACCACTTAACTCTCTTCAGTTTGTTTTAGGGAAGCTgcattctaattatttttatgggaCTTACCTTTGTATAGTAGTCAATGGCTGTAGGGTAATCTTTGGCACGAAAAGCAGAATCTCCATGCTTCTTAGCATTTAGGGTTTCTTGTATTTGATCTGTCCACATTTGGAAAGAAAGCTGTGTTCCAAAGAAAGTATAATACAAGGTTAACTGAAATCAAGCTCTGTTGAGAACtaacaagaaaaaattttcaCTGTAATTCATCAAACTACTTCTGACAAAAGAAATAATTTTGGGCAAGTGAACTCAAAAGGTACTAATCATGTATAAGAGATTCACAAAAACAATATCTTCAGTTATTTATAACCAGTGTCTTTAGATGGATCATGATACCAAAAACCAAATGCAGACGATGTCAAATAAGTCAGACAGTTTATTTTAACATGAAGAAAGAGAATTTGGCAGTTTATTGAAACTTTGATCCCCAGAGCAACAGTCTTCTTTCACAAGATGAAAAGTTTCAGAGGCAAGTGGTGGTAGAAGAAATAACTCACTTTGATGGTAAAAGTTTATAATGCAGACACGCGGACCCCAGTAAATGgttaaaacatgaaggagacaATGGAAAAGTTGCT belongs to Arachis duranensis cultivar V14167 chromosome 8, aradu.V14167.gnm2.J7QH, whole genome shotgun sequence and includes:
- the LOC107461488 gene encoding mitochondrial import inner membrane translocase subunit TIM10: MAANNAPSGFEKEQIFGMAEKELEYRVDLFNKMTQTCFNKCVDNRYKESELNMGENSCIDRCVSKYWHVTNLIGQLLGTGKPPM